A genome region from Arachis duranensis cultivar V14167 chromosome 6, aradu.V14167.gnm2.J7QH, whole genome shotgun sequence includes the following:
- the LOC107491805 gene encoding protein BONZAI 3-like codes for MEPTTTPSISSLKPKGFSQCSLRLSKLRSSIADLERLNKERTGTNLFIPSTHHRKEEKMLKGQLFVDQYCEREQFSFIDYVSSGFELNFMVAVDFTASNGNPRYSDSLHYIDVSGQLNSYQRAIMEVGEVIQFYDSDRKFPAWGFGGSTAGAVSHCFNLNGSPRDSEVVGVEGIMDAYATALHNVTLSGPTLFGPVINTAAEMAAKSLASHNGSKYYVLLIITDGVVTDLQETINALVKASDLPLSVLIVGVGGADFTNMEVLDADDGRRLEGSSGRIATRDIVQFVPMREVQRGSISVVQALLEELPGQFLSFMRSRDIKPLTSQQVPH; via the exons TAAACTGAGATCATCAATAGCAGACCTAGAAAGGCTTAACAAAGAGAGAACAGGCACAAATTTGTTCATACCATCCACACACcacagaaaagaagagaag ATGCTGAAGGGTCAACTTTTTGTGGATCAATATTGTGAAAGGGAGCAATTCAGCTTTATTGATTATGTATCCAGTGGATTTGAACTGAACTTCATGGTTGCTGTGGATTTCACTG CTTCAAATGGAAATCCTCGATATTCAGATTCTTTGCATTATATTGATGTCTCGGGTCAGTTAAATTCATATCAAAGG GCTATAATGGAGGTTGGGGAGGTTATTCAGTTCTATGACTCTGATAGGAAGTTTCCTGCTTGGGGCTTTGGAGGAAGCACAGCTGGTGCCGTTTCCCACTGTTTTAATCTGAATGGTAGTCCGAGAGACTCTGAG GTTGTAGGAGTTGAAGGCATAATGGATGCATATGCAACTGCTCTGCACAATGTCACACTCTCAGGACCCACTTTATTTGGTCCAGTTATCAACACTGCTGCAGAAATGGCTGCCAAGTCCCTTGCATCACATAATGGATCCAAGTATTACGTATTACTTATCATAACG GATGGAGTTGTTACGGATCTTCAAGAAACAATAAATGCTCTTGTGAAAGCATCTGATCTTCCCCTATCAGTTCTTATAGTTGGAGTTGGAGGTGCTGATTTCACCAACATGGAG GTGTTGGATGCTGATGATGGCCGTCGGTTAGAGGGTTCTAGTGGTCGTATCGCTACACGAGATATCGTTCAGTTTGTCCCTATGAGAGAAGTACAAA GGGGAAGTATCTCAGTGGTGCAAGCTCTTTTGGAAGAACTGCCTGGTCAATTTCTGAGTTTCATGCGAAGTAGAGACATTAAGCCACTTACTTCCCAACAAGTTCCTCACTAG
- the LOC107492087 gene encoding LOW QUALITY PROTEIN: probable protein S-acyltransferase 17 (The sequence of the model RefSeq protein was modified relative to this genomic sequence to represent the inferred CDS: substituted 1 base at 1 genomic stop codon) — protein sequence MGVEWVLVCHGLVTALVVVSFLCGRWPIFEGTFIQRIHYFLTFGFYDYFLRFVGAVFGAKGADAVLSVENFCCDRPNPLLQIIYLAIIGSTYYFVVKSCFAYIPGYYLGDFHRYTSFLAVAVGILLFLLTSFSDPGTVKAQNVSHYLSAYPYDNIIYEEKECSTCKILKPARSKHCSICDRCVARLLHXRLLCLQNNCIGEKNTRYFMAFLLWHFLLCMYGTVAIGLVLAGRLKELKVVYILTVYYGVENSFLDSAPHVVQWLLGSYNTQILLMVFLAIVAMLLAGFFGYHAKLCLSNTTTNETYKWQDYMDWQRKLKEAQASAEALKQSINGMTSEKRPVVSKWRSFFRRSPLEDVVVVKNNIYDKGFINNIWEVISPLSTRRTLTQTKLKSS from the exons ATGGGTGTTGAGTGGGTTTTGGTGTGCCACGGCCTGGTGACTGCTCTGGTTGTTGTCTCCTTCCTCTGCGGCCGCTGGCCAATCTTCGAAGGCACTTTCATCCAACGCATTCACTACTTCCTCACTTTCGGCTTCTACGATTACTTCCT GCGTTTCGTCGGTGCCGTTTTCGGCGCCAAGGGTGCGGATGCAGTTCTCTCCGTCGAAAATTTCTGCTGCGATCGCCCCAATCCTCTTCTTCAG ATCATATATCTCGCCATAATCGGTTCAACATATTATTTCGTTGTAAAATCGTGTTTTGCATATATTCCTGGATACTACTTAGGTGATTTTCACAG gtaCACAAGCTTCTTGGCAGTTGCTGTTGGAATTCTGCTCTTTCTTTTGACCAGCTTTTCTGATCCAGGGACAGTGAAGGCTCAGAATGTTTCTCACTATCTTTCTGCTTATCCTTATGATAACATTATTTATGAAGAGAAGGAGTGTTCCACTTGCAAAATTCTCAA ACCTGCTAGGTCAAAACACTGCAGCATTTGTGATCGATGTGTTGCACGCTTGTTGCACTGAAGGTTATTATGCTTGCAGAACAATTGCATAGGGGAGAAAAATACTCGGTACTTCATGGCTTTTCTTTTATG GCATTTCCTTTTGTGCATGTATGGCACAGTTGCCATTGGGTTGGTTCTTGCTGGAAgactaaaagaattaaaagttgTCTATATTCTAACTG TTTATTATGGAGTAGAAAATTCTTTTTTGGATTCAGCTCCTCATGTTGTACAG TGGTTATTGGGATCGTACAACACTCAGATACTGCTTATggttttccttgcaattgttgCAATGCTGTTGGCTGGTTTCTTTGGTTACCATGCAAAGCTTTGCCTTAGCAACACTACCACTAATGAG ACCTACAAGTGGCAAGACTACATGGACTGGCAAAGGAAGCTCAAAGAAGCACAGGCTAGTGCTGAAGCCCTAAAACAAAGCATCAATGGAATGACCAGTGAAAAGCGACCTGTGGTAAGCAAATGGAGATCTTTCTTCCGAAGATCACCTCTTGAAGATGTGGTAGTTGTTAAGAATAATATTTACGATAAAGGATTCATTAACAATATCTGGGAGGTTATTTCGCCTCTCTCAACGAGGCGAACACTGACCCAAACCAAATTGAAGTCCAGCTGA
- the LOC107492088 gene encoding uncharacterized protein LOC107492088 codes for MGSLPVMQCVGVGLKVRLRIRCCSSTKLEALEQIDKELSKGNDRAALALIKDLQGKPAGLRCFGAATQVPQRLYSLDELKLNGIDTLSLLSPEDTTLGSIQRNLQIAAIAAGLAVYNAFGISPQQIFYISLALLFLWTFDSVSFGGGIGSLVLDTIGHGVSPKYHNRVIQHEAGHFLVAYLVGILPKGYTLSSLDAFQKEGSLNVQAGTAFVDFEFIEEVNAGKLSARTLNRFSCIALAGVSTEYLIYGFAEGGLDDIRKLDLLLKGLGFTQKKADSQVRWSVLNTILLLRRHEAARARLAEAMSKGYSVGSCIDIIENSIDVSDL; via the exons ATGGGTAGTTTGCCTGTGATGCAGTGTGTGGGTGTGGGTTTAAAAGTTAGGTTGAGAATCCGATGTTGTTCGAGCACTAAGCTGGAAGCGCTTGAACAGATTGATAAGGAGCTATCAAAGGGTAATGACAGAGCTGCCCTTGCTCTTATCAAGGATTTGCAGGGTAAGCCCGCTGGCCTTCGCTGTTTCGGCGCTGCCACCCAG GTGCCTCAAAGGCTTTACTCTTTGGATGAATTGAAGCTCAATGGAATCGACACTTTGTCTCTTCTTTCTCCGGAAGATACCACTCTTGGTTCCATACAAAGAAACCTGCAGATTGCTGCTATTGCTGCTGGCCTCGCTGTGTACAATGCCTTTGGGATTTCGCCTCAACAGATTTTCTATATATCCTTGGCCTTGCTTTTTCTCTGGACATTTGACTCC GTATCTTTTGGTGGAGGCATAGGTAGCTTGGTTCTTGATACAATTGGTCACGGTGTCAGTCCGAAATACCACAATAGGGTTATTCAA CATGAAGCTGGCCATTTTCTAGTTGCTTATCTAGTAGGAATACTTCCTAAAGGATATACTCTTTCTAGTTTGGATGCTTTCCAGAAGGAGGGATCCCTCAATGTTCAAGCTGGCACTGCTTTTGTTGATTTTGAGTTTATTGAAGAG GTTAATGCCGGGAAATTATCAGCTAGG ACATTGAACAGATTTTCATGTATAGCCCTGGCCGGTGTGTCGACCGAGTATCTCATATATGGATTTGCTGAAGGAGGTCTTGATGACATAAGAAAG TTGGATTTGTTGCTCAAGGGCCTGGGTTTCACACAGAAGAAGGCAGATTCTCAAGTTAGATGGTCTGTGCTAAACACAATCTTACTCTTGCGGCGGCATGAAGCAGCTCGAGCTCGGCTTGCTGAGGCCATGAGCAAGGGATACTCTGTTGGATCTTGCATTGACATTATAGAAAATTCTATTGATGTTTCAGACCTCTAG
- the LOC107492089 gene encoding histone H2AX: MSSTAGSTKGGRGKPKASKSVSRSQKAGLQFPVGRIARFLKAGKYAERVGAGAPVYLSAVLEYLAAEVLELAGNAARDNKKNRIVPRHIQLAVRNDEELSKLLGSVTIANGGVLPNIHQTLLPKKAGKGKDEIGSASQEF; the protein is encoded by the exons ATGAGTTCCACTGCTGGATCAACCAAGGGCGGAAGGGGCAAGCCAAAGGCCTCCAAATCCGTTTCAAGGTCTCAAAAGGCTGGTCTTCAGTTCCCCGTAGGAAGGATCGCCAGGTTCCTTAAGGCTGGAAAGTACGCCGAGCGTGTCGGCGCCGGCGCTCCGGTATACCTCTCTGCGGTGCTTGAGTACCTAGCCGCTGAG gTTTTGGAACTTGCTGGCAATGCCGCAAGGGACAACAAGAAGAACCGTATTGTTCCGAGGCACATTCAACTTGCAGTGAGGAACGATGAGGAGCTTAGCAAGCTTCTTGGATCTGTGACCATTGCCAATGGTGGTGTTTTGCCAAATATCCATCAGACTCTTCTTCCAAAGAAGGCTGGAAAAGGGAAGGACGAGATTGGGTCTGCTTCTCAGGAGTTCTAG